The following coding sequences lie in one Miscanthus floridulus cultivar M001 chromosome 9, ASM1932011v1, whole genome shotgun sequence genomic window:
- the LOC136481645 gene encoding uncharacterized protein, translated as MAKCRFKEWLYDPKNQWPKEPPKAKQKKKERLIYKAPPVKCEYGVKSNYGLVPSELRIGHYCGHMVDYDESTRKCRWECYDGQAKFLDELKGKQVIARKMGYGPYYVNLFVKHHKDKMREFARQRGICNPIDVELDKWGLERRMTLKEERAKNEAREETRVQMQVLNEHVVALCARIGCSEEHAAEVARARYEERKLDEHRTRAGRTVESLIVLSDERDEDEDDTDRLSELITLAEAGLQVEEAEDDTGRLSELIALAEAGLQAEEAKDDTGRLSELIALAEVGLQAKDEDDAFFTQAIEEAEAAYYRRKKD; from the exons atggcgaagtgtcgtttcaaggagtggttgtatgatcctaagaaccaatggccgaaagaaccaccaaaggcaaagcaaaagaagaaagaaaggttaatttacaaagcacctccagtcaagtgcgaatatggtgttaaatccaactacggtctagtcccttcggagcttagaataggccattattgcggccatatggttgactatgatgag agcactaggaaatgcaggtgggaatgctatgatggtcaagctaagttcttggatgaactgaaggggaagcaagtaattgcacggaagatggGATATGGACCTTActatgtcaacctattcgttaaacatcacaaagacaagatgcgtgagtttgctagacagcgcggtatttgtaacccgatcgatgttgagcttgacaaatggggattggagagacgaatGACGTTAAAGGAGGAGAGGGCaaagaatgaggcaagggaggagacaagagtacagatgcaggtcttgaacgagcatgttgttgcattatgtgcca ggattggatgcagcgaggaacatgctgcagaggtggctcgtgcaaggtatgaggaaaggaagttagatgagcacagaacgcgagctggtcgcaccgttgaatcactgattgtgttgtctgatgagagggacgaggatgaggacgacactgacagactgagcgagctcatcactctagcagaggcgggcttgcaggtggaggaggctgaggacgacactggcagactgagcgagctcatcgctctagcagaggcgggcttgcaggcggaggaggctaaggacgacactggcagactgagcgagctcatcgctctagcagaggtgggcttgcaggcgaaggatgaagacgacgcgttcttcactcaggccatagaggaagcggaggccgcttactataggagAAAGAAAGATTAG